A stretch of Apostichopus japonicus isolate 1M-3 chromosome 9, ASM3797524v1, whole genome shotgun sequence DNA encodes these proteins:
- the LOC139973865 gene encoding uncharacterized protein, with the protein MLLCQIIPTAIFLLASYFDSFALGHYIGCFPTDNVVLSKMIEKAHKNNMTVTMCSDICGKDGHGIYGLQYGDRCYCGNQTEQLAQRSVVRGECNTACKGEPMCGGNQVITIYNASTYVGCFNYFPDDTTYFGGKILNLIPKICLDKCRAYRFYGLTQGSICYCISHIVNTSREDVDCYGNGIPCEGAEKCGGSGYIAIWDYKTETVVTDETVEEQEEHLIPNNDELPDDVTQCEEPNSIGTNILRMCITFICGILSVCAAICFAHRYKPQVLKRILNYSNTNEVVVSYERSTNNPDDRLHMGNTVTP; encoded by the exons ATGCTGCTGTGTCAAATTATTCCTACAGCTATATTTCTGTTGGCATCTTACTTCGACTCCTTTG CATTAGGTCACTACATCGGTTGTTTTCCTACAGATAATGTAGTACTTTCTAAGATGATCGAGAAGGCGCACAAGAATAACATGACAGTTACTATGTGTTCTGACATCTGTGGTAAAGATGGACATGGCATTTACGGTCTGCAATATGGAGACCGATGCTACTGTGGCAACCAGACAGAACAGCTTGCACAGCGATCAGTCGTACGGGGAGAATGTAACACCGCATGTAAGGGAGAACCGATGTGCGGAGGAAATCAAGTGATAACCATATATAATG CTTCAACTTACGTCGGATGTTTCAACTATTTTCCAGATGATACAACTTACTTTGGCGGAAAAATTCTTAACTTAATTCCAAAGATTTGTTTGGATAAATGTCGTGCCTATCGGTTTTATGGTCTGACACAAGGCAGTATATGTTACTGCATTTCTCATATAGTAAACACATCGAGGGAAGATGTTGATTGCTATGGTAACGGAATACCATGTGAAGGAGCAGAAAAATGCGGAGGCTCTGGGTACATTGCTATTTGGGACTACAAAACAGAGACAGTAGTAACAGATGAAACAGTAGAGGAGCAGG AAGAGCATTTGATACCAAATAATGATGAGCTGCCAGATGATGTCACCCAATGTGAAG AACCTAACAGTATCGGAACAAACATTCTTAGAATGTGTATCACATTTATTTGTGGGATTCTTTCGGTCTGTGCCGCCATTTGCTTCGCTCACAG GTACAAACCGCAAGTGTTGAAACGTATACTTAACTATAGTAATACGAACGAAGTTGTGGTCAGTTACGAGCGTAGCACGAATAATCCGGATGATAGATTACACATGGGAAATACCGTGACGCCGTGA